Proteins encoded within one genomic window of Syntrophobacterales bacterium:
- a CDS encoding restriction endonuclease subunit S — MKLETFFEKFEQFAEAPNAVAKMRELVLQLAVQGKLVEQSPNDGSATDLIERSINERNRLVKEKRIRNSQSITPVSEFKTAGSLPKSWAWTTLAEISLINPRNDVEDDALATFIPMPGIPQNYRGPLDGEIRRWGEIKKSFTHFADGDIALAKITPCFQNGKSAVFRGLKNGIGAGTTELHVARPVGGPVLPEYVWIFLKSPLFIAEGIPAMTGSAGQKRVPTGYFALKPFPLPPLAEQKRIVAKVDELMALCDRLETQQQERETRHAALARASLARFADAPTPENLNSLFHPSYAIAPADLRKTILTLAVQGKLVPPILDENTSYDAWSSNNTITKKVMSIPALPNGWSSAPLVSITAEIVDCPHSTPKWTEYGKICIRTTQFRPGRLDLSTPRYVSEETYTERIQRLRPQEDYILYSREGGILGVACRVPPNVELCLGQRMMLIRSGEKMIPPFLELILNSPFITDIARRETTGGAAPRVNVATVKAYPIPIPPLAEQHQIVAKVDQLMALVDQLEMQLMASRTAAVNLMEAVVAELTVQN, encoded by the coding sequence ATGAAGCTGGAGACGTTCTTCGAGAAGTTCGAACAATTCGCCGAAGCGCCCAACGCGGTGGCGAAGATGCGGGAATTGGTGTTGCAACTTGCGGTTCAAGGAAAGTTGGTGGAGCAGAGCCCAAACGACGGTAGTGCAACAGATCTTATTGAACGTTCAATAAATGAGCGTAACCGTCTTGTTAAAGAAAAACGGATACGTAATTCCCAGTCAATAACACCGGTGAGTGAATTTAAAACCGCCGGATCACTTCCTAAAAGTTGGGCATGGACAACCCTTGCCGAGATTTCGTTGATCAACCCGCGCAATGACGTCGAGGATGATGCTTTAGCGACTTTCATTCCTATGCCCGGTATACCGCAAAACTACCGTGGACCGCTTGATGGGGAAATCCGGCGCTGGGGTGAGATAAAAAAATCATTCACACACTTTGCAGATGGTGACATAGCTCTCGCCAAAATCACACCATGTTTTCAGAACGGAAAATCAGCAGTTTTTCGTGGACTGAAGAACGGAATTGGCGCCGGTACTACAGAACTTCATGTCGCGCGTCCTGTCGGAGGACCAGTGCTTCCAGAATATGTCTGGATTTTCCTAAAATCACCCTTATTTATCGCTGAGGGAATTCCGGCCATGACAGGATCGGCGGGACAAAAAAGAGTCCCCACCGGTTATTTCGCGCTGAAGCCGTTCCCCCTCCCACCCCTCGCCGAGCAGAAGCGGATCGTGGCGAAGGTGGATGAATTGATGGCCTTGTGTGATCGACTGGAGACGCAGCAGCAGGAACGCGAAACCCGGCACGCCGCACTTGCCCGCGCCTCTCTCGCCCGCTTTGCCGACGCGCCCACACCAGAGAACCTCAACTCCCTCTTTCATCCGTCTTACGCCATCGCACCCGCCGACCTCCGCAAAACCATCCTCACCCTCGCCGTCCAAGGAAAACTCGTCCCCCCAATTTTGGATGAAAATACATCGTACGATGCATGGTCGTCCAATAACACAATTACTAAAAAAGTGATGAGTATTCCGGCTCTGCCGAATGGTTGGTCAAGTGCGCCGCTTGTCAGTATTACTGCGGAAATTGTTGATTGTCCTCATTCAACGCCGAAGTGGACCGAATATGGAAAAATTTGCATAAGGACCACTCAGTTTCGCCCTGGACGTCTTGATCTTTCGACTCCTCGGTATGTGAGCGAAGAAACTTACACCGAGAGAATTCAACGCCTGCGCCCTCAAGAGGACTATATTCTTTACAGCCGAGAGGGTGGAATACTTGGCGTAGCTTGTCGTGTCCCACCGAATGTAGAGCTATGCTTGGGCCAGAGGATGATGCTGATCAGATCTGGAGAAAAGATGATTCCCCCGTTTCTGGAATTGATTTTGAACTCCCCTTTCATAACGGATATCGCTCGCCGCGAGACAACCGGTGGGGCCGCACCCCGCGTAAATGTGGCCACAGTGAAGGCCTACCCAATTCCCATCCCACCCCTCGCCGAACAACACCAGATCGTTGCCAAAGTCGATCAATTGATGGCCTTGGTGGACCAGCTGGAAATGCAACTCATGGCCTCCCGCACTGCTGCCGTCAACCTCATGGAAGCCGTGGTTGCCGAACTGACTGTACAGAATTGA
- a CDS encoding metallophosphoesterase, which produces MQTILHLTDIHFGWEGKEPSGHADRKLCLDGMLAELKKLEPPWKPTIICISGDIAWHGYESEYAEARNWLDELLEVCGLTYKQMIVCAGNHDVIRTTAEKLSRPESSKDADKVLSPPIAKHFEEPFTQFISFCNQVEMPIMKFGESESRLVGMRTINKIRFIVLNSSWFSKDDFDEGKLWIGLPHLKYMESHSDLQLLEDKPSAPLTIALFHHPAEMLNKDERHTSGLRQNTYDYFAHRSHIMLTGHTHDAVRRADRIAEGALNFTGGSAYAGAAHFNTIRLIQIAGDKVIDRSFEFDPRSVENKWRAHEAFTQYLVIERDRERNLFQVEAAFSTQEYRNSFRNDAVRHLEIKSRLLRQTGILPAIVRRPVAVRISVQRNQYDRAGRLIREKHTEHEMPFYDAVRESRRTLLLGDLGTGKSTLAAQLVTETIDRSANAVAVFVPVKSLRCSGQFTPRDLLNYIDDYVANAVWLKTPKFNLSSMLDRGIEVLLVLDGLDELARDVAARLLRHSAALVENWPTIQVVSTARPVELVGVSYADWRIVHTVALDDTSKSDFIREELIAEGVPTEQLHERTSVLLRSLKDMTSLDSIANSPLSIRLIYQHLKSLSSVAQLTLGDLLYDLLIERLDGWQKRDDKPSAYLHFDKIFPTPEQKGLFLSILAEKAVTKRQIGQEEAKTLLEERATTIPGANSYQLAEEAISFYEWLGLLTKAESIEFPLQPLAEVCAAMGYLSRWINSHDSKPLPDREVWRPISFVAAIAKRRGLFPKIRERLNAYIDALMNEHGYLPAACYIVAEAADTALASHTVCQIDDLGYRPLTFFQNERKASARNIAKTLALAGETGFEWFFKDYLDPRYPIPNAGSAIVKEVFAEWAALVRATLTSAQKEKLARLVSPYQATGEGNFFGVLTILSVLVPEAFLHEDRFWYQSLAMDDGLFTEWVKEQLLLAKGAEDSAKIIDALLLQRSSESARAARLWLDWNPKVDPPYSIIRQALRTTSKQEVVADEGEILAQCRERLGDRWMRFARWALATEDATVAAGAAKVLYDAGERRLSVLGGALMKAMHDGGYIASAEKILSALVLHGGDSGVHWLASRISHAEEPHGAHSGWWRLLLERIETIENGPELLARCTRSLGQYILPRHPEVREGFVRVLKGPKGKIFRNALRNRLKSLDPYARRGAAAILVSADPQTEAEALFVSIRSRAQSHSFDWHEWESFCLTLDFGPSVLASLRSKLNLLEPQSRALALIVLQKGGVELDHAYRKELMASLLSLGNWHLCREPSGQALIAAEASFEFLLGQIDQPKLDSASRAAEHLMEFHRARLTPINEAKCIALQQSTSFSWQLVNNMNRVARDPEFGRRLIEVGREICEKGGTPPILALVAQAISEKAKWKDVVWSLLCDDTRVGGISEGESGGMALLEFGLMAEQRRASIGQAAKECMADPRVKQNRWHDVYHWLALLSDEFGGLDENTVRDAILHGRPIHYSATTALIGRLGEVPEGFSCDRKYRHRPATSIGQVSNDRDSAKVILQLKDCARDSNEVHPALPAILQDCLFLDALDEQSLSSISTVGKTGILITTILRFIYGQQPKMAETVPLLDVWSKIWSDRDSNKPHLRELTRMWAILRESAIFDDPDSGQAYLAALDASLLNTDLWKLPIAWDILEIRGSLIDAQIPLLFADYAKHRTFLHEVLFFHLCKWLSGDLIDSTKEVAVKSAENAILVLNETPWFPNKGEVPNTWAELLFPSVLWAHSGKSSESSEAVFLRGIRSIFEKLLSPHDVARTDLSKLLSMLDPMLAKVPPEILRQVLQRGAESLEPSISAFCRLIGAFSKLSPE; this is translated from the coding sequence ATGCAAACTATCCTCCACCTCACGGACATACATTTTGGTTGGGAAGGCAAGGAACCATCAGGACATGCAGATCGTAAGCTTTGTTTGGATGGTATGCTTGCCGAATTGAAGAAACTTGAGCCCCCATGGAAACCGACAATCATATGCATCTCTGGAGATATTGCATGGCACGGCTATGAATCAGAATATGCAGAGGCGAGGAATTGGCTTGACGAGCTTCTTGAAGTCTGTGGTCTGACATACAAACAGATGATCGTTTGTGCTGGAAATCATGATGTCATACGTACCACGGCAGAAAAGCTTTCGCGTCCTGAATCGTCAAAAGATGCTGACAAAGTTCTGTCACCACCAATTGCCAAACATTTCGAAGAACCTTTCACACAATTCATTTCCTTCTGCAACCAGGTGGAGATGCCAATTATGAAGTTTGGCGAATCCGAATCCCGCTTGGTGGGGATGAGAACGATAAATAAGATTCGATTTATCGTACTAAACTCTTCATGGTTTTCTAAGGACGACTTTGACGAAGGAAAGCTTTGGATTGGATTGCCACATTTAAAATATATGGAGAGTCATAGCGACCTTCAACTTCTTGAAGATAAGCCTAGTGCTCCCCTGACAATCGCACTGTTTCATCATCCCGCAGAAATGCTGAATAAAGACGAGAGACACACCTCCGGCCTCCGCCAGAATACTTACGACTATTTCGCCCATCGCTCGCATATCATGCTGACTGGGCATACACACGATGCTGTAAGGCGTGCGGATCGTATAGCGGAAGGAGCTTTGAATTTTACCGGTGGATCGGCATACGCAGGTGCCGCACATTTTAACACAATTCGGTTGATTCAGATTGCTGGGGATAAGGTTATTGACCGCTCATTCGAGTTTGATCCGCGCTCGGTCGAAAACAAGTGGAGAGCACATGAAGCCTTTACTCAATATCTGGTAATCGAACGCGATCGTGAGCGGAATTTATTCCAGGTTGAAGCTGCATTCAGCACACAGGAGTATCGGAATTCGTTTCGTAATGACGCTGTAAGACATCTTGAAATAAAGTCTCGTCTATTAAGGCAAACTGGAATACTCCCCGCAATAGTCAGGCGACCGGTAGCAGTACGAATAAGCGTTCAGCGTAATCAATATGATAGGGCTGGCCGGCTCATCAGAGAAAAACACACAGAACATGAGATGCCATTTTACGACGCTGTTCGAGAATCCAGGCGTACATTGTTACTTGGGGACTTGGGAACTGGGAAAAGCACACTCGCCGCTCAATTGGTGACCGAAACAATAGACAGGTCCGCAAATGCTGTGGCAGTTTTTGTTCCGGTAAAGTCCCTCCGATGTTCAGGCCAATTTACGCCACGGGATTTGCTCAATTACATCGACGACTATGTTGCCAATGCAGTATGGCTAAAAACACCGAAATTCAACCTTAGCTCAATGCTCGATCGAGGAATTGAGGTGCTGCTCGTCCTTGATGGACTAGATGAGCTTGCTCGCGATGTCGCCGCTCGCTTGTTGAGGCACTCGGCTGCGCTCGTCGAGAATTGGCCGACAATTCAGGTGGTCAGTACCGCAAGGCCTGTCGAATTAGTCGGTGTATCTTACGCCGATTGGCGAATTGTGCATACCGTAGCGTTAGATGACACCTCAAAAAGTGACTTTATTCGAGAAGAGTTGATCGCCGAGGGTGTTCCAACAGAGCAATTGCATGAGAGGACATCGGTTTTGCTTAGATCTTTAAAGGACATGACCTCTCTCGATTCGATAGCAAACTCTCCGCTTTCGATCCGTCTGATATATCAACATTTGAAAAGTCTTTCCTCAGTTGCTCAATTAACGCTCGGTGACTTGCTATATGATCTCCTGATAGAGCGGCTAGATGGATGGCAAAAACGTGATGATAAGCCCTCTGCGTACTTACATTTCGATAAAATTTTCCCCACTCCTGAACAAAAAGGACTATTTTTATCAATTCTAGCAGAAAAAGCTGTAACAAAAAGACAAATAGGCCAGGAAGAAGCAAAAACATTGTTAGAGGAACGCGCAACTACTATTCCCGGAGCGAACAGCTATCAACTTGCGGAAGAAGCGATTTCGTTTTACGAATGGCTCGGTTTGCTCACAAAAGCCGAATCAATTGAATTCCCCCTCCAGCCTCTGGCGGAAGTATGCGCAGCGATGGGCTATCTTTCTCGATGGATCAACAGTCACGATAGTAAACCTCTTCCAGACCGTGAGGTTTGGCGGCCCATCTCATTTGTCGCTGCAATTGCAAAGCGGCGTGGTTTATTCCCCAAAATTCGAGAGCGACTGAACGCCTATATCGATGCTCTGATGAATGAACATGGCTATCTTCCTGCGGCATGTTACATCGTTGCTGAAGCCGCCGATACTGCTCTTGCGTCACATACAGTTTGTCAAATCGACGATCTTGGGTATCGCCCGTTGACCTTTTTCCAAAATGAGAGAAAGGCATCAGCTCGAAACATAGCAAAGACTCTCGCACTTGCAGGAGAAACTGGATTCGAGTGGTTCTTCAAGGACTATTTGGACCCGAGATATCCGATTCCAAATGCAGGGTCTGCGATAGTCAAGGAGGTGTTTGCAGAATGGGCTGCACTTGTGCGCGCAACACTGACTTCGGCGCAAAAGGAAAAACTTGCTAGGCTCGTCTCCCCTTACCAAGCCACGGGTGAGGGTAACTTCTTCGGAGTTCTAACCATACTGTCGGTGCTAGTGCCAGAAGCTTTTTTGCATGAAGATAGGTTCTGGTATCAGTCCCTTGCAATGGACGATGGACTGTTCACTGAATGGGTGAAGGAGCAGTTACTTTTGGCAAAGGGGGCGGAAGATTCAGCTAAGATTATTGATGCTCTATTATTGCAGCGGTCAAGCGAGAGCGCACGGGCTGCACGCCTATGGCTCGACTGGAACCCGAAGGTTGATCCGCCTTATTCTATTATCAGACAGGCTTTACGAACCACATCAAAACAAGAAGTGGTTGCCGATGAGGGAGAGATTCTCGCACAATGCCGCGAACGCCTAGGTGATAGATGGATGCGTTTCGCTAGGTGGGCGCTCGCCACGGAGGACGCAACAGTCGCTGCTGGTGCTGCCAAGGTCCTCTATGATGCCGGTGAGCGGCGCTTATCCGTCCTAGGTGGTGCTTTGATGAAGGCGATGCACGATGGCGGATATATTGCGTCGGCGGAAAAAATACTTTCGGCGCTGGTTTTACACGGAGGGGACAGTGGAGTTCACTGGCTAGCCTCCCGAATTTCCCATGCTGAGGAACCGCACGGAGCTCATTCCGGGTGGTGGCGTCTTTTACTCGAAAGAATCGAAACAATCGAGAATGGGCCGGAATTGCTGGCGCGCTGTACGCGTAGTCTGGGGCAATATATTCTTCCACGTCATCCAGAGGTGCGAGAAGGTTTTGTGCGAGTACTGAAGGGACCAAAAGGCAAAATCTTTCGCAATGCTTTACGAAACAGATTGAAGAGTCTCGATCCTTATGCGCGACGGGGTGCTGCTGCAATCCTAGTCTCTGCTGATCCACAAACCGAGGCTGAGGCTCTTTTTGTGTCCATTCGCTCGCGTGCGCAAAGTCATAGCTTTGATTGGCATGAATGGGAGAGCTTCTGTCTAACACTCGACTTTGGTCCCAGTGTACTCGCTTCCTTGAGAAGTAAACTGAACCTTCTTGAACCTCAGTCCCGGGCGTTAGCTCTCATTGTGCTTCAAAAAGGAGGGGTTGAACTGGATCATGCCTATCGTAAGGAATTGATGGCATCTCTTTTGTCTTTGGGTAATTGGCATTTATGTCGTGAACCCTCTGGGCAGGCTTTGATTGCTGCGGAAGCATCCTTCGAATTCTTGTTGGGACAGATTGATCAACCGAAGCTTGATTCGGCTAGTCGTGCTGCCGAACATCTTATGGAGTTTCACCGAGCACGATTAACTCCTATCAATGAAGCCAAGTGCATTGCTCTTCAACAGAGCACATCATTCAGTTGGCAATTAGTAAACAATATGAATAGGGTTGCAAGAGATCCAGAGTTCGGACGGCGTCTAATCGAAGTAGGCAGAGAAATCTGCGAAAAGGGAGGAACCCCACCGATCCTCGCCTTGGTAGCACAGGCAATCAGTGAAAAGGCTAAATGGAAGGATGTAGTGTGGTCATTGCTTTGCGACGACACACGAGTTGGGGGTATTAGTGAGGGCGAGAGTGGGGGTATGGCTTTATTGGAATTCGGTCTTATGGCTGAACAACGTAGAGCATCAATCGGACAGGCAGCCAAAGAATGTATGGCTGATCCAAGAGTCAAGCAAAACCGCTGGCACGATGTCTATCATTGGCTTGCTCTGTTATCAGATGAATTCGGCGGACTTGATGAGAATACCGTTCGTGATGCAATCCTACACGGTAGGCCAATCCATTATTCAGCAACAACAGCGTTGATTGGTAGACTTGGAGAGGTTCCTGAAGGCTTCTCATGCGATAGGAAGTATCGTCACCGCCCTGCAACTTCAATTGGTCAAGTTTCAAACGACAGAGATTCTGCAAAAGTAATTCTACAACTGAAAGACTGCGCACGCGATTCCAATGAAGTTCATCCTGCGCTACCAGCGATTCTTCAAGATTGCCTTTTCTTGGATGCCCTGGACGAACAATCTTTGTCATCTATTTCAACTGTAGGCAAGACCGGCATTCTAATCACCACAATCCTGCGATTCATTTACGGTCAACAACCCAAAATGGCGGAAACGGTTCCTTTGCTCGATGTATGGAGTAAAATTTGGTCAGACAGAGATAGCAATAAGCCCCATTTGAGGGAACTGACGCGGATGTGGGCAATCCTCAGAGAGTCTGCTATATTTGACGACCCGGATTCTGGACAGGCCTATTTGGCTGCATTGGATGCATCTCTTCTTAACACTGATTTATGGAAACTGCCGATAGCTTGGGATATTCTCGAAATTCGAGGCTCGCTTATAGATGCACAGATACCGCTGCTGTTTGCTGATTATGCAAAACATCGGACTTTCCTACATGAAGTGTTGTTCTTTCATCTTTGTAAATGGCTTTCTGGCGACTTAATCGATAGTACAAAGGAGGTAGCAGTCAAATCTGCCGAGAATGCGATCTTAGTTCTAAACGAAACACCATGGTTCCCCAATAAGGGCGAAGTGCCGAATACCTGGGCAGAACTTCTTTTTCCTTCTGTTTTGTGGGCACACAGTGGGAAGAGCTCAGAATCATCTGAAGCTGTCTTTCTGCGAGGAATACGTTCGATTTTCGAGAAACTCCTAAGTCCACATGATGTTGCCAGGACGGACCTGTCAAAGTTGTTGTCGATGTTGGACCCCATGCTTGCGAAGGTTCCGCCCGAAATCTTGCGCCAAGTTCTGCAGCGGGGTGCCGAGTCACTGGAACCGTCAATAAGTGCGTTTTGCCGATTGATTGGAGCTTTCAGTAAACTTTCGCCAGAGTAG
- a CDS encoding nucleotidyltransferase family protein — protein MGKQEIIKIIRNKKTEMESRYGVQRLGLFGSYVRGRQRKKSDIDILVTFNRDIDLFDFLDLRTYLESQLQAKVDLVMETALKPAIGKRILSEVEYV, from the coding sequence ATGGGAAAGCAAGAAATAATTAAAATCATCAGGAACAAAAAGACCGAAATGGAATCCCGCTACGGAGTCCAGCGGCTCGGCTTGTTTGGCTCCTATGTTAGGGGGAGGCAGAGAAAGAAGAGTGATATCGATATACTCGTTACCTTCAACCGAGATATCGACCTCTTCGATTTTTTAGACCTGCGCACATACCTCGAAAGCCAGCTCCAGGCCAAGGTTGATCTGGTCATGGAAACCGCTCTCAAGCCAGCCATAGGCAAACGTATTCTATCCGAGGTAGAATATGTCTAA
- a CDS encoding DUF86 domain-containing protein gives MSKGWEISDYLDDIITAITDTAEFTQGMSCEIFAADKKTVNAVIRCLEIIGEATKHIPISFRKKHPDLPWSNMAGMRDVLIHDYMGVDLKTVWKVAQERLPELKPLLVGLKTDL, from the coding sequence ATGTCTAAAGGGTGGGAAATATCAGACTACCTTGATGATATTATAACTGCTATTACCGATACCGCCGAGTTTACCCAAGGCATGTCCTGCGAAATATTTGCGGCGGATAAGAAGACGGTCAATGCGGTGATCAGGTGTCTCGAAATTATCGGCGAAGCAACGAAGCACATTCCAATATCCTTTAGAAAGAAACACCCCGATCTTCCTTGGAGTAACATGGCAGGCATGCGTGACGTGCTCATCCACGATTACATGGGGGTCGACCTGAAAACCGTCTGGAAGGTTGCTCAGGAGCGTTTACCGGAATTGAAGCCCTTGCTCGTAGGACTGAAAACGGACTTGTAG